The window CCGCCCCGCACCGGAGGTGATGACGTGTCAGGAAGGCTTCTGCGGCTGGTCTGTACGGCGGCGATCGCGGCCGGCGCGGTCCTCGTGCCCGTACCGGCCTCGGCCGTGCCCGGTCCCGGCGAGAGCCTCGCACCCGACCCCGCCCGCAGTGCCGTGCCGGAGCCCGGCGACGACGCCGCTCCTGAGCCGGGCGACGGTCCCGCACCCGAAGGCGGGGGGTCGACGGCCGAAGGCGGGCGGTCGGTGGCCGAGTTGCTGACCGAACTGCAGCGGCTGTACCGGGAGGCCGAGGAGGCCACCGAGGCGTACAACAGGACCGAGGAGGAGCTGAAGCGGCGGCGGGCCGAGGTCGCGAAGCTCAACGCAGGACTCGCGGCGGCCCGGCTCTCCCTCCAGGACAGCCGCGGCGCCGCCGGACGGCTCGCCCGCCAGCAGTACCAGGGCACGAGCGAGATCTCCTCGTACGTCCGGCTGCTGCTCGCCCGTGATCCGCAGCACGCGCTCGACCAGGGGCAGGTGATCCGGCAGGTCTCGCAGGAGCGTGCCGGGACGGTCGAGCGGCTGGCGGGGAGCGAGCGGAGGACCGACGAGCTGGCACGCCGGGCCCGCGCCGCCCTGGACGGCCAACTCACCCTGACCGAACGGCGGAAGAAGGACCGCGACCTCGTACGGAAGCGGCTGGAGGACGTGGAGGAGCTGCTCGCCTCACTGACCGCCGAGCAGCTGGCGCGGGTGGCCGAGCTGGAGGAGGCCGACGTGGCCGAGGCGCAGGACGAGCTGGTGGCGTCCGGCGCGCTCAGCAGCACGCGCAGGCCCTCCCGGCAGGGCGACGAGGCCCTGCGCTACGCCGTGGAGCAGATCGGCAAACCGTACGAGTGGGGCGCCGAGGGCCCCGACGCGTACGACTGCTCGGGGCTCACGTCACAGGCGTGGGACAGCGCGGGCCGCACCATCCCCCGCACCAGCCAGGAGCAGTGGGCCCGACTGCCCCGCGTCGAGCTGGACGAACTGCGCCCCGGCGACCTGGTGGTCTACTTCCCGGAGGCCACTCACGTGGCGATGTACCTGGGCGACGGATTGGTCGTGCAGGCCCCGAGACCGGGCGCGCGGATCAAGGTCTCGCCGATCGCGGCCAATCCCGTACTGGGTGCGGTGCGACCGGACCCGGACGAGGAGCCCCTGCGCCAGTACGCGCCGCCGAAGCTCCCCGAGGGCGCCCGGGACGGCTCGGACGAGGGCTACAGCGCCCCGTGAGGGGACGTGTGGCCCCGGCCGAGCCCCGCCACACACCGGGAGCCGGTCCTCAGCCGCCCGCCACGGAGGCCAGGTACGCCCCCGTCTTCTCGGGCTCGTAGAAGAAGTTCTCGAAGTCCGAGGGGTCGTTGAACCCGTTGGCGAAACGATCAGCCACCGGGGGGAGCCGGCCCGCCGCGCCGATCAGGTTGAGGACGTGCTCCGGCGGGGCGCCGAGCATCGCGTTCGTCCACTTGGTGACGTGCTGGGCCGTGTCCCAGTACCGCTCGAACGTTCCCCGCATCCACGTCTCGTCGAACTCCTTGTCCTCGTGGGCGAGGATCGAGCCGAGATACGAGGCCGCGCACTTCGACGCCGAGTTGGAGCCCTGCCCGGTGATCGGGTCGTTCGCCACGACGACGTCGGCGACACCGAGGACCAGGCCGCCGCCGGGCAGCCGGCCGACCGGGTTGCGGACGGTGGGCGCGTAACGTCCGGCCAGCGTGCCGCCCGCGTCCGTGAGCTCGACCTTGGTGGCCCTCGCGTACTCCCACGGCGTGAACCGCTCCATGAGTTCCAGGGTCAGGGAGAGGTGCTCGGCCGGGTCCTTGACACCCTGGAAGACGTCCAGCGGGCCGCCGGGTATGCCCTCCCAGAAGAGGATGTCCGCCCGGCCGGAGGTGGTGAACGTGGGCATGATGAACAGTTCGCCGACACCGGGGACGAGGTTGCAGCGGACCGCGTCGTGGTCCGGGTGCTCGGGGCGCGGGCCGAGCCCGTGGACGTACGCGACGGCCAGCGCGCGCTGGGGTTCCGTGTACGGGGAGCGTGCGGCGTCGCGGCCGAACATCGAGACCAGCTCGCCCTTGCCCGCCGAGACGAGGACCAGGTCGTACGTGCGGGCGAAGAAGTCGAGGTCGGAGACCGCGGCGCCGTGGATGACGAGCTGGCCGCCCCGCTGCGCGAACGTCTCCATCCAGCCGGCCATCTTCACGCGCTGGTCGACCGACTGTGCGTACCCGTCGAGTCTGCCCACCCAGTCGATCGCACGCTGGGTCGGCCCCGGGTCGTGCGAGCCGGGGACCGCGACCGAGACGCCGAGCCCTTCGATCTTCGGGGCCTGGGACTCCCAGAAGTTCAGCTGGAGTTCGCGCTCGTGCTGCAGTGCCGTGTGGAACATGCACTGGGTGGACATGACGCGGCCGGTACGGATCTCGTCCGCCGTCCGGTTGGACATCAGGGTGACCTCGTACCCGTTCGACTGGAGTCCGAGGGCGAGCTGGAGTCCGGACTGGCCGGCTCCGACGACGAGTATCTTCCGCATGCTGGTCCTCACTCTGCGTACGTCTTGTTCGGGGCTGACGTCGGGTGGTGCCGGGTTATCCGGGACTGACGTCGAGCGCGTGCCCCACCAGCGCCAGCAGCGTCTCGATCACCGAGAACCTGTGGCGCGCGTCCATGATCATGACAGGTATGTGCGGGCGGATCGTGAGCGCCTCCCGTACGTCCTCCGGCTCGAACCTCTCACTGCCGTCGAAGTGGTTGACGGCGACGACGTACGGCAGCCCGCAGCTCTCGAAGTAGTCGAGGGCCGGCCAGCAGTCCTTCAGGCGCCGGGTGTCGGCGAGGACCACGGCGCCGATCGCCCCGCGCACGAGGTCGTCCCACATGAACCAGAACCGCTGCTGCCCCGGCGTCCCGAACAGGTACAGCACCAAATCGTCGTCGAGCGTGATGCGGCCGAAGTCCATGGCCACCGTGGTGGTCGTCTTCTCCGGCGTCGAGCTGAGGTCGTCGGTGCCCTCGCTCGCCTGGGTCATCAACGCCTCCGTCTGGAGAGGCGTGATCTCCGAGACGGCGGTGACGAGCGTCGTCTTGCCCACGCCGAAGCCGCCCGCCACCACGATCTTCGTGGCGATCGGGGCGCGCGTCCGGTCCTTCTGCCAGGCCTTCAACTCCTCGTCGGGCTCCACCACTTCGGGGAACCCGGACGACCGGGAGACGTCCGGGACGTGGGAGACGTCAGAGACGACGGAGTCCACTCAGCACCCTTTCCAGCAGTGCGCGGTCCGGCTGTCCCGGGCCGTGACCTGTTCCGTACACGCGGATCTTCCCCTGGTCCGCCAGGTCGCTGAGGAGCACCCGGACCACACCGAGGGGCATCTTCAGGAGGGCGGCGACCTCGGCCACCGTGCGCATCCGGCGGCAGAGTTCGACGATGGCCCGCATCTCCGGCATCACCCGGGTGGAGAGGGAACCATTCTCCAGCTCACGGCGCTCCGGCGGGGCCTCGAGCGCCGCGACGAACGTCTCGACGAGCAGCACGTGCCCGAAGCGCGTGCGGCCGCCGGTGAGCGAGTAGGGGCGTACGCGGGCGGGCTTTCGGTCGCCGCCGCGGACCGGGAGTTTGGGCGTACCGCTCACGTCGCTCACTGGGCCGCCTCCATCGCCGTGGCCTCCAGCGACTGCCGCAGCTCGCTGCGGAGTTCGGGAGTCAGGACGTGTCCGGCGCGGCCCACGAAGAGCGCCATGTGGTACGCGACGACGCTCATGTCGCAGTCCGGGGCGCCGTGCACGCCGAGCAGCGAACCGTCGCTGATCGACATGACGAAGAGCCCGCCGTGCTCCATCGCGACCATCGTCTGCTTGACGGCGCCGCCGTCCATCAGCCGGGCGGCGCCGATGGCGAGGCTGCCGATGCCCGAGACGATGGTGGCCAGGTCCGCCGCCGAGCCCCGGGGGCTCGAGGGTCTCCCGGTGTCCCGCCGGGCCTGCGCGTTTCTCCCGGGGTCGGAGGAAAGCAGCAGCAGACCGTCGGAGGAGACGACCGCGACCGACAGGAGGCCCGGCACCTCCTCGACGAGGTTCGTCAGCAGCCAATGCAGATTACGGGCTTCATGGCTCAGTCCGAAGGTACTGGACGCGGTCAACTGCTTGCCTCCTCGACTGTGTCCCCCTTGGTTTCTACGGCATGTGCGGTCGGTGTCTGCAGCTCCGACGTCTGTTCGGCGATCTCCGCTTCGACATCGCGGCGGCCCTCGCTGGCGCCCCGGTGGAATCCGCCGAGCCTGCGGCGCAGTGCCTCGGCGTCCACGGACGTCTGGCGGGGGCCCGCGGCCGGGGCGGGCGCGGAGATCTTCGGGGTCCGCTTGGGCAGCCCCTTGTCGGTGACCCGCTCGGCCGGTTCGGGCGTCGCGGACGGCTGCGCCGCGTCGGGGACACGCTCGTGGGTGTCGGGTCCGATGGCATAGGGGTCGGCGGCTGTCTGGGCGGGGAGCCGGATCGCCGGATCGCCGGCCGGGACACCGGGTCCGGGCTCGTGGGCTCCGGTTTCGGCCCCGGTCCGGGCGTCGCCGGGCCGGGAGGGCTCGTCCACCGGCGGAACGGGCGCCATGAGCACCATGGTCGTCTCGGGACCGGCTGCCGCGGAGGACTCGGAGGCGCCGGGGGCACCAAGGACCTCGGAAGTCCCGGCGGAGTCGGTGCCGTCGGCCGGTTCGGACTGCTCGACGGAGTCGGCGGGCTCGACGGCCTCGGCCGACCGGGCGGGCTCGGCGGCATCCCGCGGTTCGGGAAGGCCCCTCTGCCCGGACTGCTCCGCGGTCCCGGAATCCGCCGCGGAGCCTTCGCCTGTGGGCTCCGCGAGGGGAGTTCCGCCGCGTGCGGCCTCCCCGGTGGCGCCCGGCGTCTCCCCTTCCGGCGCGTCGAGGCCCCGCAGGGAGTCCTCCGCCGCCGAGATCAGCGGGTCGCGTCCCGAACGGGCGTACAGCACATTGGAGTTGACCTCGGCGTCCGCGCCCGGCAGGGACATCGCCGCCGCGCCCCCGGGGGTGCGGGCGGTGGTCGCCGGGGGGACGGCGACGGCCGGAGCGGCGGCGAGCATGGCCTTCGGCAGGACGACGACAGCCGTGACGCCCCCCTGCTTCTGCTCGCGCAACTGCACCCGCACGCCGTGCCGGTGGGCGAGCCGGGCCACCACGTACAGGCCGAGCCCGAGGCCTTCGCCGCTCTCCTCGTCGTACGCGTCCTGCGGGTCGAAGGCCGACAGGCGCGTGTTGAGCCGGTCGAGCCGCTCGGCGGTCATGCCGATGCCCTCGTCCTGGACGGAGAGCATGACCTCGCCGCTCTCCAGGAGCCAGCCGGAGACCTCGACGGGGATGTCGGGCGGCGAGAAGGAGGAGGCGTTCTCCAGGAGTTCGGCCACCAGGTGGCTGATGTCGTCGGCCGCGAACCCGGCGAGGTGCGCGTGCGGCGGCAGTGCGGCGATGCGTACCCGCTCGTACCGCTCGATCTCGCTGACGGCCGCGCGGACGACGTCGACCAGCGGGACGGGCCCGGGGTGCTGGTGGCCGTGCTCCGCGCCCGCGAGGACCAGCAGGTTCTCGCTGTGGCGGCGCATGACGGTGGCGAAGTGGTCGAGCCGGAAGAGGGTGGCGAGACGGTCGGGGTCCTGCTCGCGCTCTTCGAGGCCCTCGATGACGCCGAGCTGCCGCTCGACGAGGCCCAGGGTGCGCAGGGCCAGGCTGACGAAGGTGCCGTGGATGCTCTGCCGGACCTGCTCCAGGTGGGCGGTCGCCTCGGCGAGTTCGGTACGGAACCTGTCGCGTTCGTCGGCCATCTTCTGGCGCTGGCCGATGAGGTGCTTGCGGTCGCCCTCCAGGGTGGCGAGCCGCTCGTTGAGCGCGAGGGCGTGCGCGTGGAGCGTGTTGACGGACCGTACGACCTGGGCGAACTCGTCGTTGCGACCGGTGAATTTGACCGGCTCCCCGGTGCCCGGTTCCGCGGCGAGGCGGGCCGAGCCGAGGCGCAGGACGGCCAGCGGGCGCGTGAGCGAGCGGGCCATCCCCGTGGAGACACCGACGGCGAGCAGCATCAGCGCGCCGAGGACCGCGATACGGATCTCCAGTCCGGTGACGTCGTCGTCGCGCCACTGGGCGAGTTCCTTGGCGCGCTGGGTGTTGAGGGACGCCTCGACACCGCGCATCAGCTCCACGCGGGCGGAGAGTGCCGCGTCCAGTTTCTTGGTGCTGGTGGCGAGTTCGGAGTCGGAGAGGGTGGGCTGGTCGGCCAGGGCCGCGAGGTACTTGTCGGCGGACGTGACGTCGGGCCCGTTCACCGTGGAGTCGTACGAGGCGCGGTCCGCCTTCGGTGCCGTGCCGCCGAAGTCGGCCAGGGCCGCCTGCTCACGGACGTGTGCCTGCTGCGCCGCGGCGGTGAGCGCGTCGCGCTGCCTGCTCTCGGCGGCCGACGACGTGGTGGTCGTCGTGGGCAGGCCCGTGATCGGGTCGGTGGTGGTCCGGGTGGTGGTGGGGACGTTCAGCGCCGCCAGGAGCAGGCCGCGGGTCGCGGCGGCCTGCTGGACGGCGGTGTCGAGGTCGGCGAGGGCGTGCGCGCCGGAGCCCGCGCGGGGCGGGAGCTCCTCGGCCAGTTCCTCGGCGAGACCGTGGAGTTCGGTGAGCACGGCCGAGTACGCCCGGTGTGCCTCGAGGGCGCTGCTCTCCCCGGTGAGCGCCGCCCTGCGGACGGCGGCGATTCCGTCGAGCGTCTTCAGGAAGGCCGCGGGGGCGTCCGCGTCGACGGCCTCGGCGCGCAGTTCGTCGACCTGGCGGTCCACGCGGGCGCTGCGGCGTTCGGAGGGGCCTTCGCCGTCGGGGCGGCCGGCCGCGAGGTAGGAGGTGACCTCGTCGCGTTCGTCGGCCAGCGAGTGGGCGAGGGCCAGCGCGTCCTGGGTGCGCTCGGCGAGCGTCACCAGGTTCTGGGAGTCGTTCAGCTGCCCGGAGGCGGCGATCACGGACGGAGCGCCCGCTCCGGCGATCGCGGCGGCCACGACGGCGACGGCGACGATCAGCCGACTGCGTACGTGGGCGGGGCGGCCGCGTCCCGCGGGGTCCGGAGTGCCCTGCGGTGCCGGTGGGTTCGGTGTGTGCCCGGAGGCTTCACCCGAGGCCGGCTGCCTGCCTTTGCGACGGGGCCGCATCTTCTGCACCGGTGCTCGCATTCTTGACTCGTGTCCCCATGGGCCCGGGTGACTGTCCGTCAACTCGCGTGTCGTCCCGGTACGGCTCCCGACCCTCCCAGTGCCGGTGGGCAGTGGTCGCGCATCGCCTGACCCGCCACACGAAGGAGTGAACATCGCCGGGGAGCGGCCCGGCAAGTTCCTGTGGCGGGCGCGACATCCTTGCGCGGCAGGCCGGTTGGACGTCCACGACGACCGGTGGCAAGATTCGCCGCCACGCCTCACCGGAGCCGGTGATTCCATCCCAAAACAGGCGCCTGACCTGCTGGTCCAGGTCAATTCGGCGACGGTTGCCAGCCTTTGGCGAAGCTTGTGAAGGGCTCGTGCAGACTGGCCGGATGCGCTCGGAACTGATCTCGGTACCCGGTGACCCCGCCCGCCCCGACGAGGACTACGCGTCGGTCGGACTTCCGGCCTCCGGACAGGGCGGTTCGATCGTCGTCCTGGACGGCGTGACGCCTCCCGCGACCGATCACGGCTGTCTGCATTCCGTCCCCTGGTTCACCGCCCGGCTCGGCGGCGCGCTGAGTGAACTGTCCGTTTCACGGCGAGATCTGACGCTCACCGAGGTCCTGGGGCACGCCATCGCGCGTACCGCCGACGCCCACCGGGCCACCTGTGACCTTTCTCACCCACGCACTCCGCAGGCGACGGTGGTGCTGGCCCGCTGGTCCCCCGAGACCGTCGAGTACCTGGTGCTGTCGGACTCGACGCTCCTCGTCGAATCCCCCTCGGGCACGGTCACTCCCGTCCTCGACGACCGCCTCTCCCGCGTCCCGCGGGCCGCCCTGGCCTCGCACGCCGAGACCGAC of the Streptomyces aurantiacus genome contains:
- a CDS encoding NlpC/P60 family protein; the encoded protein is MSGRLLRLVCTAAIAAGAVLVPVPASAVPGPGESLAPDPARSAVPEPGDDAAPEPGDGPAPEGGGSTAEGGRSVAELLTELQRLYREAEEATEAYNRTEEELKRRRAEVAKLNAGLAAARLSLQDSRGAAGRLARQQYQGTSEISSYVRLLLARDPQHALDQGQVIRQVSQERAGTVERLAGSERRTDELARRARAALDGQLTLTERRKKDRDLVRKRLEDVEELLASLTAEQLARVAELEEADVAEAQDELVASGALSSTRRPSRQGDEALRYAVEQIGKPYEWGAEGPDAYDCSGLTSQAWDSAGRTIPRTSQEQWARLPRVELDELRPGDLVVYFPEATHVAMYLGDGLVVQAPRPGARIKVSPIAANPVLGAVRPDPDEEPLRQYAPPKLPEGARDGSDEGYSAP
- a CDS encoding styrene monooxygenase/indole monooxygenase family protein, producing the protein MRKILVVGAGQSGLQLALGLQSNGYEVTLMSNRTADEIRTGRVMSTQCMFHTALQHERELQLNFWESQAPKIEGLGVSVAVPGSHDPGPTQRAIDWVGRLDGYAQSVDQRVKMAGWMETFAQRGGQLVIHGAAVSDLDFFARTYDLVLVSAGKGELVSMFGRDAARSPYTEPQRALAVAYVHGLGPRPEHPDHDAVRCNLVPGVGELFIMPTFTTSGRADILFWEGIPGGPLDVFQGVKDPAEHLSLTLELMERFTPWEYARATKVELTDAGGTLAGRYAPTVRNPVGRLPGGGLVLGVADVVVANDPITGQGSNSASKCAASYLGSILAHEDKEFDETWMRGTFERYWDTAQHVTKWTNAMLGAPPEHVLNLIGAAGRLPPVADRFANGFNDPSDFENFFYEPEKTGAYLASVAGG
- a CDS encoding GTP-binding protein gives rise to the protein MDSVVSDVSHVPDVSRSSGFPEVVEPDEELKAWQKDRTRAPIATKIVVAGGFGVGKTTLVTAVSEITPLQTEALMTQASEGTDDLSSTPEKTTTTVAMDFGRITLDDDLVLYLFGTPGQQRFWFMWDDLVRGAIGAVVLADTRRLKDCWPALDYFESCGLPYVVAVNHFDGSERFEPEDVREALTIRPHIPVMIMDARHRFSVIETLLALVGHALDVSPG
- a CDS encoding DUF742 domain-containing protein, producing MSGTPKLPVRGGDRKPARVRPYSLTGGRTRFGHVLLVETFVAALEAPPERRELENGSLSTRVMPEMRAIVELCRRMRTVAEVAALLKMPLGVVRVLLSDLADQGKIRVYGTGHGPGQPDRALLERVLSGLRRL
- a CDS encoding roadblock/LC7 domain-containing protein, which produces MTASSTFGLSHEARNLHWLLTNLVEEVPGLLSVAVVSSDGLLLLSSDPGRNAQARRDTGRPSSPRGSAADLATIVSGIGSLAIGAARLMDGGAVKQTMVAMEHGGLFVMSISDGSLLGVHGAPDCDMSVVAYHMALFVGRAGHVLTPELRSELRQSLEATAMEAAQ
- a CDS encoding sensor histidine kinase, coding for MRAPVQKMRPRRKGRQPASGEASGHTPNPPAPQGTPDPAGRGRPAHVRSRLIVAVAVVAAAIAGAGAPSVIAASGQLNDSQNLVTLAERTQDALALAHSLADERDEVTSYLAAGRPDGEGPSERRSARVDRQVDELRAEAVDADAPAAFLKTLDGIAAVRRAALTGESSALEAHRAYSAVLTELHGLAEELAEELPPRAGSGAHALADLDTAVQQAAATRGLLLAALNVPTTTRTTTDPITGLPTTTTTSSAAESRQRDALTAAAQQAHVREQAALADFGGTAPKADRASYDSTVNGPDVTSADKYLAALADQPTLSDSELATSTKKLDAALSARVELMRGVEASLNTQRAKELAQWRDDDVTGLEIRIAVLGALMLLAVGVSTGMARSLTRPLAVLRLGSARLAAEPGTGEPVKFTGRNDEFAQVVRSVNTLHAHALALNERLATLEGDRKHLIGQRQKMADERDRFRTELAEATAHLEQVRQSIHGTFVSLALRTLGLVERQLGVIEGLEEREQDPDRLATLFRLDHFATVMRRHSENLLVLAGAEHGHQHPGPVPLVDVVRAAVSEIERYERVRIAALPPHAHLAGFAADDISHLVAELLENASSFSPPDIPVEVSGWLLESGEVMLSVQDEGIGMTAERLDRLNTRLSAFDPQDAYDEESGEGLGLGLYVVARLAHRHGVRVQLREQKQGGVTAVVVLPKAMLAAAPAVAVPPATTARTPGGAAAMSLPGADAEVNSNVLYARSGRDPLISAAEDSLRGLDAPEGETPGATGEAARGGTPLAEPTGEGSAADSGTAEQSGQRGLPEPRDAAEPARSAEAVEPADSVEQSEPADGTDSAGTSEVLGAPGASESSAAAGPETTMVLMAPVPPVDEPSRPGDARTGAETGAHEPGPGVPAGDPAIRLPAQTAADPYAIGPDTHERVPDAAQPSATPEPAERVTDKGLPKRTPKISAPAPAAGPRQTSVDAEALRRRLGGFHRGASEGRRDVEAEIAEQTSELQTPTAHAVETKGDTVEEASS